A window of Thermodesulfobacteriota bacterium genomic DNA:
AAACATGAAGAGAGTCTCCCTCATTTATCAGGACAAAATCCGTGACCAGGCTCTTACTCTTCCAGTGAACCAACTGAGGACGGATTCCCACCTTATCTGTGTTTTCCAGGTCATCAATAGCAACCTTGGGTACCAGGCTTTTGACCTCTTCATAAAAGAAACGCTTTGAGTACTTCTTTAGCTCACTCCAGGCAGCACTCCTGAAGGCTTCATTCCTGGTTAAAAGGATTCCATCCCGGTAAAGAATGGATAATGTTTCTCCAGAAAGACCGTCGAACAAACCGTAGTCTTCCCGGCCGAGAGCGGGAATGGCGGTAGGGCCTGCA
This region includes:
- a CDS encoding L-2-hydroxyglutarate oxidase, whose product is AGPTAIPALGREDYGLFDGLSGETLSILYRDGILLTRNEAFRSAAWSELKKYSKRFFYEEVKSLVPKVAIDDLENTDKVGIRPQLVHWKSKSLVTDFVLINEGDSLHVLNAISPAFTSSMAFARYALDIFWGSDDKRLDS